The Nicotiana sylvestris chromosome 6, ASM39365v2, whole genome shotgun sequence genomic sequence AAGGACTGActttatttcgagttcgagcaagtgcTCACTCGACCACTAATCCAACGGGCTACCCGATtttgagaaaattctcactcAGGGACTGTCTAcgaagcctaagggctaactttatttCAAATTCGAAACCttgctctcactcaactcggactcaGGAGTCCCGATGTACCGAGCTCGCATCAAATCAATTTGAGCTTAGCTCGAGGATTAACAAAAACCTTAAGGGGTATTATATTGATCGATTAAAAACCTCAGGGTTTATTATGTTCTGAGACCGGTATTCGGACTAATCACCAAAGTTATGCaatcaaatttttcacaaataAAGACGGAATGGAATTCAACACGAGCCAAAAACGAGACAAATAGATCCTTTTGTACAGATGGttacaaaatatatttacaaCATCCATGAAGGATCCTTAAACATGAACAAATATGCAAAAAACAAAAACCAAGAACCTAATCTACTTTTAGGGCCACGTCCTCGAGAGCGGCATCTTCGGGAACCTCCTTCCCGGGGACCCCATTTTGATCTTTGGAAATGTTTGTGTGCTTGAAGAAATTGAAGGCAGAAAACCCTCGATAAATGTAACTTTATTTCTAGCGGCGGGGATTGAGCATTCTATTGAAATTTTTGGCCATAATCTGTTAAAAAAGTGCGGCAGAAGAACAGGACTAGAAGGGAAGACAAGAAGATGTAGCTTCACCTTCTATcacaagaaaaaacaaaaaaaggttgCAACATGCACGAGCAATGATCCAAGAATATTCATCCTTGGGACGTTGTACCGGTGTAGGATGCAAAATTTAGTAAATAATAGTACaacctcactccatggaaagaaaaaggaataaaGTGCCCCACCAGGTTAAAGTTAAGAAGAGATGAGCGGCAGTGTGAACTTCACACATTTTATGATGCGGGAAGGATTCTGTGCCCTTCTCTCATTGTTTCAAATCGGAGCTTTGaaaaggggagccttggcgtaactggtaaagttgttgccatgcgACCAGGAGGCCGCAGGTTCGAACCATGGAAATAGATGGTTAGAAACAGaaataaaaaagggaaagaaTCAAAGTAAATGAAGATGAAATGAGTACAGCTCTTTGTTCAACAGAGTAGCCTCATATTTATAGAAAGGCGACGACGGTTCAGCGGCGCTAGTGGCCAACCAGTGCTAGCGCGCTGATATGACATTTTCGATCACTTCAAGTGCCTACGTCACGGTCATGACGTCATCGTAAGAGGCTCgggaaaatcgaggttcaaatcgtttcttatcatctcattctaagaaacgtggggactatctgtatacggtcaaaatcgtaTGCCTCCGATTTATAGGCTTGAGGGTCCATCCTAGGCTCGAGTCCGGGCGAGGTCGAGTTCGAGACCGGCGGACCAGActtgagctcgaagtcagagtgCAATGCCCGGAGATGGGAGTTCGAGGAATACCGGGGTCAAGTATGCTCGACCCCAAAATAGTACTGTTATGGATTTGTACCAAaatgagctagattcctgccacgtccccaaagTCATGGCGAAAATCCCGAAATAGGGTTGTAAGATTCCGTACTAGGCAGTTAGACAGCTGTACCAAGAATATTTCTTACTGTAAAaagaaatattccttatttagggttcccctattatataaaggggaccccaatcatttgtaagatcatctaatcattgagaaaagaatatactctctacccTTTTACCTATTGTTCAATTGTCCTTAGCTTTACTACTCTTACTTTACTTTTCGGGGAAAGTGCACGGTTAgtcactaataacacatgtatttacttttaagccactgtttaaaatatctttagtctttagccactgctttaataaactttacctgccCCGACGAAAACACCCTTTTGCTCATAAAGTTCAagaccaaatgtccttaacttttgaacttgtaactctaagttcaggactttaggactatatgtccttaacttttgaacttgtaactctaagttcaggactacatgtccttaacttttgaacttggaactcgaagttcatGACCACCTTCCTTAATTTTTGtgtttgtaactctaagttaaggactattAGTCCTTAACTTgtgaacttgtaagtctaagttcaggacctattatccttaacttttgagcttgttagtttaagttcaggaccaagtgtccttaacttttgaacttgtaactgtaagttcaggaccaagagtccttaacttttgagcttgttagtctaagttcaggacctattgtccttaacttttgagcttgttagtctaagttcagaaCTTCAGGacatattgtccttaacttttgaacttgtaagtgtAAGTTCAtcacctattgtccttaacttttgagcttgttagtctaaattcaggaccaagtgtccttaacttttaagcttgtaagtctaagttcaggaccaagtgtctttaacttttgaatttgtaaCTGTAAGTTTACGATCCATAACGTAGCAGAAAACCAAAAATACATCACGGAAATCACAAACCGAAATCATCTACCACCATAATTGCATGCGATCAAAATTTCAGTTTCATATAATTCACCACTTTCTAACATTTCCAATTTGATTCGTTTCATACAtaagaaaattatagaaaaaaattTCAGATCTGCGGTTGCTTTTCCAATTTAATATTTCTACTTGAATTTTCTTCTCGTAACTTGCAGAATCTTCCATTTTCTCTTGTATGCAAAAATTTTTAATTCGGATTACCAGTGACAACTGTGAGCTGGAATTTCTGCAATGAGTTATTAGAGGTCAGTCTCTGCTATGAGTTACCggacaccatgtccttaatatttactcAGCAAAGGGTAAAAatatcttttcatattaattttaagaAAGCAGTGGCTACTTTTGCTCAACATTAAAAAcactggataaaaagtaaataccatattaaaaagTGGCTATCCCACGCCATTTCTACTTACTTTTCTTACTTAATTGTTCTTATTGCTTTAAGTCCATCTCGAAGTCACTAAGCTCGAGGCCACCACTGTCAAGTAACATTGATTTGATTCACTTAtctctttcatttctacttcatatttcttgattattaattggtattgaactaaatcacatatctttaaaaccataaatcaaatttaattgttactcgtattttcgaggtaaacaattatattctctctttttttttaaaaagaataataataacagAGAAAATCATCGACGTGCATACTACATAGCGGACATTGAGTTGACACTACTCTCTAGTCTCCAGTAACAAATGAATGCTTTGAGTTTTCCAATCACATGTAATTCTTCAATCATTCGATCGACAAATATCAATGAGCATGCTTCCGTGAATAAATATGTTATTTGATAAGAACCTTTAGAGAACTGGTCACATACTTCCTCAATCATATTTTTATATAACACCCCCTATTTCGAGAAGTCCCAAATATTCACTTCCATTTGATGTTTCACAAGATAGTGTATACACTCTCATAAAATAGTATATACACACACTCTGCCAATCCATATCTAACACTAACTAGTAAGAcatcttaaaatactaattttGATGTGATTTTCACATGTCTCATCAGCAGATTACATCTGTACTCAGTCAAACTCCAAAGGCCTAAAATATACACGGATCAAAATCACGGATGTAGACATTTTTGAACTGTTAGAACAGTCTCTTCTGTGAATCAAAGACAAAGACTACACATATTACATTTGAACTAGGGGTAGCAAGTGCGCGGTTTGGGTTGAAGTTGGGCGGTTTAAGATTGGCTGAATCACTAAATGGATCAGTGTCCAACCATGCCCAAAGGTTATATTGGCTATGATGGACTGGGCCAAAATGGGCTAAACAAAGGGACTTTTGCATCTATATCCGGTTCTCGGGTCACAATTGAACATATACccactttgcaaaaaaaattgcaagcctACCCACTTTACGATCAACTTCAGACTTATAGGGTCTGAAGTTATAAAAAattagtctgaagtgaaaaaattgcacttcagatgtaCTTAAagccaaataggtctgaagtgcaaccaatggtttcatgcacttaaggtCAATAAGTCtaaagtgaaaaattgcacttcagaggCCAAAAGGTTTGAACTGCAATAGACGTTTTCctacacttaaggccaataagtctgaagtgaacaCTTACAGTtaagatgcacttaaggccaaataggtctgaagtgtAACCAATGGTTTCATGCACTTAACACCAACAAGTGTGAAGTGAAAATTTGCATTTCAAatacacttaaggccaaataggcctGAAGTGCAAATTGTACAGAAACAGAAATTTGTTCTTCGAATTTTAACAATCCAATATACGATTCAATACCTAATtctactccaaatgagctcaaatttgaaacataacctccaaaaatcatcaagaacaaaccacaatcatcaatttgtcaaaacaacaataaatctaGCAAACCCATTTtgcaattaaaaaaaaaaaaagaaatcctaAACAATAGTAAAAATAAAGCGCCACAACAGCTCACCACAGTAAAACATCATAAACTACTTTAAAATATGTTCACAAACACCATATAAAATCATTGTTActcgaagaagaaaaaaaaaactgaagttatttaaactgtgggtacaagttaaaaaaaaattaaaagtgatgaaagaaagaagagaaagtgAGAACGTATAAAAATGATTAATGGCTATTCATGGGTCAATTTAGGCTAAAACTATGGCCTGATCTGGACTGCTGAAAATATTGGGTTTAGTTGGGTTGTGCCTTAACTAGCCCATCACTAATGCATCTCATGCCCAACCCATTAAAATTTGGGTGGGTTGGAGGGGTCAAATGGGCTTGGGCTGATTTCGCCACCCTCGAACTACAACAAATGATAAATCTGTCGTTCGGACATCTCTAGCTGGCAGCGCGTTTTGGTTTGTCCCCCTTTTCCGCTAGGTTTTGAACGCTAGAAAGGAGCAGAATGGCATAGGGTAGGGCATTAGCTGCTTCAAAATAGTTTTTCTAAATACTATCAGTAGGCACTTGTTACTGCATATTTAATAGCATAGAGAGGGGAAAGGACTAGGAGACAGGCAACAAATAGTGGTGAAAAGTATATTATATCACACATCATCAGTCAGTCAGGGTGCAATACTCAATGCACTAATAGGCATAATTGAAATCCATGTAAAAAGTTTTAAACATTTATTGGTGAAAATACCACTCATTCCTCTTGTTACTGCATATTTAATAGCATGGAGAGGGGAAAGGACTAGGAGACAAACAACAAATAGTGGTGAAAAGTATATTATACTTATCACACATCATCAGTCAGTCAGGGTGCAATACTCAATGCACTATGCATGATTGAAATCCATGTAAAAAGTTTTAAACATTTATTGGTGAAAATACCACACATTTCTCTTGTTAATGCATCTTTCATGGCATAGAGAGGGGAAAGGACTAGGAGAGAGGCAACAAATAGTGATGAAAAGTATACTATATCACATATCTTCAGTCAGTTAGGGTGCAATACTCAATGCACTAATAGGCATGATTGAAATCCATGTAAAAAGTTTCAAACATTTATTGGTGAAAATACCACTCATTTCTCTTGTTAATGCATCTTTCATAGCATAGAGAGGGGAAAGGACTAGGAGACAGGCAACACATAGTGGTGAAAAGTATATTATATCACACATATTCAGTCAGTCAGGGTGTAATACTCAATGCACTAATAGGCATGATTGAAATCCATGTAAAAAGTTATAAACATTTACTTGTGAAATACCACTCATTCCTCTTGTTACTACATCTTTCATAGCATAGAGAGGGGAAAGGACTAGGAGACGGGCAACAAATAGTGGTGAAAAGTATATTATATCACACATCTTCAGTCAATCAGGATGCAATACTCAATGCACTAATATGTATGATTGAAATCCATGTAAAATGTTTTAAACATTTATTGGTGAAAATACCACTCAATCCTCTTGTTACTGCATCTTTCATAGCATAGAGAGGGGAAAGGACTAGGAGACAGGCAACAAATAGTTGTGAAAAGTATATTATATCACACATCTTCAGTCAGTCGGGGTGCAATACTCAATACACTAATAGGCATGATTGAAATCCGTATAAAAAGTTTTAAACATTTATTGGTGAAAATACCACTCATTCCTCTTGTTACTGCATCTTTTCTCGCTTTTGAAGGcaggaggaagatgaagcagttGAAATCATTCTATCGGATGGCTACCAAATTGCCCATAAGTCCGAACCCTATCTCAAAatgtttggcagtggaaaatcCTACTTCAAGAGCCAACATCTCTAACTCGTTTCCTGTATCACAAATCATCCTTTTAACATGAATAAATCACAACAGGAAAGAATACAACAATTTCACTAAATTAAGAGTCGTTTTCGCTTCACCAGGGAGAGATTTGATGTCAACTTCAGtgtgcactcttttcttttttaattttttatttaaccATTACAATAGTGATAGCTGGAAAGTTGTGattcctctattttcttcttcaatgcATCATGTTTAGCTCAATCTTTCTCCCAGAGAATGAGTCTCCGGTTCTAATCAGTATGTTTTGTAATCAAGCAAGGGAGATAAATGAAACTGGACatgaagagatttgagaaatacaacCCAATTAATAGAATAACATGTTTTTCCAGAAGAAAATAAGGAATAGATGAAGAAAGGTTGTTTTTCTTTTCGACGGCCGATGGGTGCATCAAATTAAACTTATTTAAGACTAAGAGGTTACTCATGTTACTCTATTTCTAAATCCAAAATCTACATAACATATCTTAATACTATGCATGCAGAAGGCTTCAGAACtgcttaggggtcgtttggtagggtgtataagaatagtgtTGAATAAAGTATATTGATAATGCAGGAATTAGTAATGCAtgggttagtaatgcaagcattagttatgcagaGATTATTTCTCATTCACTATTtagtgtggtgtattaaaaattaaaatgtattgcataatttttaagaaaattagttgtttacaaaaaCTGCCCTCCATATTCTTTACCTTTAAGagactttaaggataattttgtctttaaccatgctaatgcatccattaatagccttggtattgTTAATACCATGGTTTGctatgtattagttatacataggataataccaaataggttatataactaatacttgcattagtAATACATAGGTTGAAAAAAGTGTACCAAACAAAGGATTAGTAATACCAAaagttaatgcatgcattattttatctaCTGCATcctaccaaatgaccccttagaGTAGAAGTTAGCCAATGAAAACTGCTTAAACTACATTGGTGAAAGGACCGGACCTGTCAGAAAGTTCTTGATAGAGCTTTTCAAGTATTTGTACTCATCTTGTAGGCCATAACCACTTGCTACTGGAACAACTATATTGTCAATCATCAACTCCTAAATAGAACACAAAAAAATTAGATAAATATTATTATGCTACTAGTACTACTCATGAGAAGCGGGAGAAACATTAAGAAGTTTGCAAACATAACAATCTGTAAAAGAGATAACGGAATTATCAATAATGCAGAATAACAGATTAATCCCTGGCATCTGATGGATAGGAAGTGGCTTGCTTTTTGTCATGTGAAAAAATATTGGTCCCACCTTTACAGAAAAACTAGTCGAAAATGTATATGGATGCAGTTTCAGCATATAGCAATTTTACTGGCATTATGTGGGGTAATATCTTGAGCTATATACTTACACAAAATATTCAATCACTTAAAATTGTCCAACTTATGACGGTTGAAGATCTCTATTTCCCTTCTATATCCTTCTGAATTCTCATAAAGCAAATTCCCCCTTCTCCTTCCCCTTCCCCTTCCCATTCCCCTGCTCCCGCTTTTCCTGCACCCTAAAAGAACAGGATAAGCTTCAAGAGTCTACTCTGTTTCCATTGTTGTCATCATTTTTGCTAAGTAACAATATGTTCTGTATAAGGGCCAAAAAGGTATGCACTGACTACATTCTTAAAAAGCCAAGGAGGTCCCACTGAATTTCCTAATTTGCAAACAAGTGTTTCAGAAATGGTTAATGCCCATCATTATTTCAATTGTTCAGATGGAACTGCAATGATCCCTTAAAAGCATAGAAAGTTTTACATCAGATAAAGCAAAAGATAATGAAACCAATAACTTACTTTACAGATTTTTGGGtgattaagaaaaaataataaatataataaaataaaaaatttgggTTGATGCGAAAAGAATGGATTAACCTGCCAACAAATACCTGAATTGTGGTGCTCAAGGGGTTGATGCTTTTATTGAAGTCAAGAACAGATACTGTTGAGCCTGGTTTTAAGACTCGACGTATCTCTGTCATAGCTTTATGTCTATCAATCACATTTCGTAATCCATAGCCAATTGTAACGGCATCAAAGGAGGAGTCAGGAAAGGGTAAATCAAGTGCATTGCCTTCCATCCACCTTCATTATCATATGCATTAATACTTCACAATGACTAAGGGAACATGAAAAGCTAACTGGAAGGAGTAAGAAGGTAAGAGTACAGAAGATAATGCACATGTAACTGGTAAAAGTAGTGTGAAAACATTTTGGAACTtgactaaattttatttttaaaagcaGATTTTGCTAACATTTTGTTGGCAAATAACCTTCCAAACATAATTTGTTTGAATAAATTGACAGTTTAATTACCAATGCTCACTTAATGTTCTTGTAACATGTCTTTGAACGTAATTTCTGCCGAGTCGAAGCGGTTAATAATTGTTCCTTTGAGAAATCAAGACCAACCGCCTGCAAGGGAAAAGGCCAGTTCAGTGAGATTTGACATCAGAAAATTCATGAATTAAGATAACTAGCCTAGGCTACCCTTCATCAAGTAATCCACTTACATTGCAAAAATTAATCTGGATTTAAAGTACGCAAAATATAGTCAAATAACTGAGAAGATACATATTTTAGCGACATAAGAATCATGCCGCTCTGCTGTGAGCAGTTTTTTGTTACatttctgaaataaataaaaaaaatggaacaTTTAAATATGCGAAAAGTGCAGCTTTCGTTTGTTTGGGAGCCAACTCAAATGAAAACAATAGCCATTAGCAACCGAAAGACCCAAAAACATGAAGAACAAGGAAGGACAACAAAAAGAAACATTAATCATCAGGCTAGAAATTGACATAGGAAATATCATGAAACAAAACCCTGAGATCTGAGTACAACTAACTGGCTAAGATTTATAGAAGAACTTCACATATTGAAACAAATCTGGCATTCAGAAAGTTGAGTGATAATGCAGGACAGGATAAGTTGAGATTTGGAAGTAGTAAAACAGGAAACATTAGACGAGGGAACTTGAAAACTGCTAAATGATGTTATTATCTAGATGCTCACTAGAGGAGAAGAGGTAAAACACAGTTCACAAAATGAACCTAAAATGAAGACTTAGAGACAAACTAGAAGTGACAATATCTTACCAGGTTCAAGGTCATTCAAGAAATTTTTGTTTTTCCCTTTCGGTGAGTACTAAGGAGCTATAAAACTTAAGCCATAGAGATGGTCTCCTTTACTTAGTCATAGGAGCCATGATTTCTTCAACGAGGTTTTTCATTAAGCAGAAACAGATAGGCAGGAACTGGAAGATGCATCAAGCAACACAGGAATTTGCCGAGTTATGAAGGATGTCgattagcaaaaaaaaaaaaaaaaaattgactgAACAGAGATAAAGAGTGAATTTCTGATTCTCATAACACAACAACAGGTCACTATAAAACAGTTAACGAGGCACCCAGGGAAGTTGCATTTAGTATGACAGATAAGTACTTTTTAGACAAGGAGGAGAAATGGAAACCTTTTGAAAGGAACTAGGAATGAAGGCACAAGTTTTTTCTCTTCCTTGTAAGAATGTTATCTTTCCTTACTTCTTATCTCCGCATGATAGTTCAATGCCACAGtaattcatttcttttctttcctaTTTTTCTTATTGCTTTCATTTACCACAAAACAAAGGAAAGATAAATATGTCTTGACATTTGGAAATTCCACAGGATCAGCTTACTGAATTTCTCAGAATGGTCAATGGAAGAATTGAGTTTCTTCAGAAATGGTGCATAATAACCAGCAAAACCGCAATgttacataaaaaataaaaataaaaaggaataaaACTAAACCAGAGATAGCAGAAGGAAAGAAACGGAGACCTTGCCATAGGATCCAACTCTTTCAGATAAAAGAAATGTCAAATCCCCACTTCCACAACACACATCCAGTACATTGTCCCCATCTTTAGCTCTGCAATACAATCTCGAATGTTCCAGCTTAACTAGAACATAAATGTAGTTCAAATTCAAGAATTATATGCCTAAGAACAGAggtaaaaatctgaaatttctacTCCCTCTTTCCCGTGTCCTGTCATTCTtccctttaaaatgaatttaaataATATGCACTAACAGGGTAAGATTTTCGTTCATTTAATAGCCAAGTATAGTAATATAGTGCACATGGATTAGTTACTCTATTAGCAGGATAACTTAAACACATTCCTGATGTCCAGCATGTTTTCACTTTCCAAAAAATAGTTAAGTACTTTATTTCAATGTTAACCATTCTCAATTTATTTACAAAGCACAAGCATCTCATGCTTTACCTAGTGACAGATGCAGCTCTTCGGCTATGGGTTCATCCGAACCCAGTATTTCCAATGCCGAGGATGGATATATATGTGAAAACTCACTAAGATTTCAACAACTGAACggttaattttaaaagtaaaataagttcAGAGCTAAGAACTTTAACGGTGGAATGCATACTGCTTAAATCATGGATCTGCATTAGGCTTTACCCAAAGAAGGGCAACTAAACTTCCATTTTTTCCTAAATTCCAAAAATATGAAGGGTTTCAATGTAACAGGTCAAATTATCCAATAACAGTCTAAACTGGGACACATTCCTTAATTTTCTAATTTACATATTAACTCtttatttaattaaatatttgcaaaatatattaaaaatatgttCAAAGAGAAGATTTGGACTCCAGTGTCATATGAGAAATGGTAACAGTGTCAAATAAAATAGGCAGCAAACAACTGTCACAATTATTTCAAAGGTATATTTTTTCAAACTTCGTGCACAAGCAAACAACTGTCACACAAATTAGGACGGGACGGAAGGAGGAAGAAATTTTACCCGGTCCAAGAAACGGCCATTCTTTTCCATATACGGTGTTGACCTAAGCTCAGGAGATCATTCAACTGCAAACATGAAAATGTGCACACAGTAAACATAAGAAGTGACAATTTGAATAGTGAATGGAGATTCTTTTTAGTGCAGCAGCAGAGGTGGTGCGCACGTTATCATAAACAGGGGCAATGCGGTTAAAAAGTGCTTGCCGTTGTTCACCGGAACACCGAATTGTCGATTGGCGTGTGGGTCCGGGAAGTGAAGGAATAGCAAGGTGAAGGGAAGCCATTGTTACTCCTTTGTTAGCTGAAGCTCTTCCTCCGAGAATCTGATGATGACTTCTTCGTCTTTAAAGGATAATGTCAGTTTGGTCCCTCACTATTGTAAATTTCTCAATTTGAACCCATGAAATGATAAATGACTCCAAGTAAATTGAAATCAATTACTTTTGTTCAAGTGCTAAGCAAAAAAGAAGACCTTGAGGAAGGGTAGAAAaaattaggggtcgtttggttggaaaagaatttataccggtataagttatgtcagtataagttatattgggataagttatgctaGGATTGTTATTTATTCattatttggtatgttgtattaagaatgacaattacataatttctaagaagaaggtataattTATACCaatgctaattaccccaccttctataaggtataagttattccggtgttaaaattaacattgaaataacttatacctggtttgctaacgaaacagagtattaaggtgatattaaatttttataccacccttatacctcgtaccaaatgaccccttagtGTGACGTTATTTGACTAGTTGCAAAATTATATAAAGAACTAAAATTTGTGGTATAAAAAAAGatacaaacatttatataataataaattatCTCTCTAATCTTCCGCCCAATATCTTTAACAAGGTTGTTTTTCCACTACCATACCCCACTAAGGCAAGAATTTTACCCTTCATGTTATACCCTTGAGTATCTGCTTGTAATTGTCATGCTCAAACTGGGAAGCTACCTTTGATACAACTGTCTTGGCAGAattgttaaaataaaataaaaaatttaaatagaaaaaatatttttgtttgacaaACTATAAAGAAATTATGACACCTATAATTGGAAAAAGAAGTATTATTATATGACAAATTAGAAATcgataaaataattttaaatccAACATAA encodes the following:
- the LOC104211136 gene encoding 2-phytyl-1,4-beta-naphthoquinone methyltransferase, chloroplastic isoform X1 codes for the protein MASLHLAIPSLPGPTRQSTIRCSGEQRQALFNRIAPVYDNLNDLLSLGQHRIWKRMAVSWTGAKDGDNVLDVCCGSGDLTFLLSERVGSYGKAVGLDFSKEQLLTASTRQKLRSKTCYKNIKWMEGNALDLPFPDSSFDAVTIGYGLRNVIDRHKAMTEIRRVLKPGSTVSVLDFNKSINPLSTTIQELMIDNIVVPVASGYGLQDEYKYLKSSIKNFLTGNELEMLALEVGFSTAKHFEIGFGLMGNLVAIR
- the LOC104211136 gene encoding 2-phytyl-1,4-beta-naphthoquinone methyltransferase, chloroplastic isoform X2, coding for MAVSWTGAKDGDNVLDVCCGSGDLTFLLSERVGSYGKAVGLDFSKEQLLTASTRQKLRSKTCYKNIKWMEGNALDLPFPDSSFDAVTIGYGLRNVIDRHKAMTEIRRVLKPGSTVSVLDFNKSINPLSTTIQELMIDNIVVPVASGYGLQDEYKYLKSSIKNFLTGNELEMLALEVGFSTAKHFEIGFGLMGNLVAIR